A window of the Peromyscus leucopus breed LL Stock chromosome 22, UCI_PerLeu_2.1, whole genome shotgun sequence genome harbors these coding sequences:
- the Ptprs gene encoding LOW QUALITY PROTEIN: receptor-type tyrosine-protein phosphatase S (The sequence of the model RefSeq protein was modified relative to this genomic sequence to represent the inferred CDS: inserted 1 base in 1 codon), with protein MAPTWSPSVASVVGPMGLFLILLARGCAAEEPPRFIKEPKDQIGVSGGVASFVCQATGDPKPRVTWNKKGKKVNSQRFETIDFDESSGAVLRIQPLRTPRDENVYECVAQNSVGEITVHAKLTVLREDQLPPGFPNIDMGPQLKVVERTRTATMLCAASGNPDPEITWFKDFLPVDPSASNGRIKQLRSGALQIESSEETDQGKYECVATNSAGVRYSSPANLYVRVRRVAPRFSILPMSHEIMPGGNVNITCVAVGSPMPYVKWMQGAEDLTPEDDMPVGRNVLELTDVKDSANYTCVAMSSLGVIEAVAQITVKSLPKAPGTPVVTENTATSITVTWDSGNPDPVSYYVIEYKSKSQDGPYQIKEDITTTRYSIGGLSPNSEYEIWVSAVNSIGQGPPSESVVTRTGEQAPASAPRNVQARMLSATTMIVQWEEPVEPNGLIRGYRVYYTMEPEHPVGNWQKHNVDDSLLTTVGSLLEDETYTVRVLAFTSVGDGPLSDPIQVKTQQGGEVWGAGPHTPAMGFGLESKRTGSERPASRRQLCCLIAGTGTAALTTVWRRSLRLRASELSLRRALEAAERVLLSTFDDICLNRDEQHPVRRGAVERGTRSGQCVRCFISHCCVSVHCAPALLHGTLVSYAPLRPAHMRRLLCVDPLLQDRPKSEPILRRLRLPRQRCEGRSSSCRCDDLSWEGGQWLHLRFWRQEVWRRRGVLAAWRVHAWSVFVHGSELQGVPTRAGCGVYTQMVESSTWTVQLQRHRPWFGGLFSRPGREDWSVARLATYMGVQSAKKLRRPQHRLPRRSPPAGRPGAAESLSRPWATELIASYPAPLPLVRKSVKLALEEVEGFDFSLVRSVLLSSFYFLFPIFCPCPPCPSHLPAPTLFPIEPSAPPQDVKCTSLRSTAILVSWRPPPPETHNGALVGYSVRYRPLGSEDPDPKEVNNIPPTTTQILLEALEKWTEYRVTAVAYTEVGPGPESSPVVVRTDEDVPSAPPRKVEAEALNATAIRVLWRSPTPGRQHGQIRGYQVHYVRMEGAEARGPPRIKDIMLADAQWEMDDTAEYEMVITDLQPETAYSITVAAYTMKGDGARSKPKVVVTKGAVLGRPTLSVQQTPEGSLLARWEPPADAAEDPVLGYRLQFGREDTAPATLELAAWERRFAAPAHKGATYVFRLAARGRAGLGEEAAAALSIPEDAPRGFPQILGAAGNASAGSVLLRWLPPVPAERNGAIIKYTVSVREAGAPGPATETELAAAAEPGAETALTLQGLRPETAYELRVRAHTRRGPGPFSPPLRYRLARDPVSASADSAQAPEAPVCTGGMRLGGHAPPASLRSSNSSSSSTISAAAAAAGTGDRAGRAGPGRKAEGTADRRDDRGRPTRPSALAGAHRASLFSLLRLPPPPPAVSPKNFKVKMIMKTSVLLSWEFPDNYNSPTPYKIQYNGLTLDVDGRTTKKLITHLKPHTFYNFVLTNRGSSLGGLQQTVTARTAFNMLSGKPSVAPKPDNDGFIVVYLPDGQSPVTVQNYFIVMVPLRKSRGGQFPVLLGSPEDMDLEELIQDISRLQRRSLRHXRQLEVPRPYIAARFSILPAVFHPGNQKQYGGFDNRGLEPGHRYVLFVLAVLQKNEPTFAASPFSDPFQLDNPDPQPIVDGEEGLIWVIGPVLAVVFIICIVIAILLYKNKPDSKRKDSEPRTKCLLNNADLAPHHPKDPVEMRRINFQTPGMLSHPPIPIADMAEHTERLKANDSLKLSQEYESIDPGQQFTWEHSNLEANKPKNRYANVIAYDHSRVILQPLEGIVGSDYINANYVDGYRRQNAYIATQGPLPETFGDFWRMVWEQRSATVVMMTRLEEKSRIKCDQYWPNRGTETYGFIQVTLLDTMELATFCIRTFSLHKNGSSEKREVRHFQFTAWPDHGVPEYPTPFLAFLRRVKTCNPPDAGPIVVHCSAGVGRTGCFIVIDAMLERIKTEKTVDVYGHVTLMRSQRNYMVQTEDQYSFIHEALLEAVGCGNTEVPARSLYTYIQKLAQVEPGEHVTGMELEFKRLASSKAHTSRFITASLPCNKFKNRLVNILPYESSRVCLQPIRGVEGSDYINASFIDGYRQQRAYIATQGPLAETTEDFWRALWENNSTIVVMLTKLREMGREKCHQYWPAERSARYQYFVVDPMAEYNMPQYILREFKVTDARDGQSRTVRQFQFTDWPEQGAPKSGEGFIDFIGQVHKTKEQFGQDGPISVHCSAGVGRTGVFITLSIVLERMRYEGVVDIFQTVKVLRTQRPAMVQTEDEYQFCFQAALEYLGSFDHYAT; from the exons ATGGCGCCCACCTGGAGTCCCAGTGTGGCGTCTGTGGTGGGTCCCATGGGGCTCTTCCTCATACTGCTGGCCAGAGGATGCGCCGCGGAAG AGCCACCCAGGTTTATCAAAGAGCCCAAGGACCAGATCGGTGTGTCAGGAGGCGTGGCCTCCTTCGTATGCCAGGCCACAGGCGATCCCAAGCCACGGGTGACCTGGAACAAGAAGGGCAAGAAAGTGAACTCCCAGCGCTTCGAG ACCATCGACTTTGACGAGAGCTCTGGGGCGGTGCTGAGGATCCAGCCGCTGCGGACGCCCCGGGACGAGAACGTGTATGAGTGCGTGGCCCAGAACTCGGTGGGAGAAATCACTGTTCATGCGAAGCTGACCGTCCTCCGAG AGGACCAGCTGCCCCCCGGCTTCCCCAACATCGACATGGGCCCCCAGCTGAAGGTCGTGGAGCGTACGCGCACAGCCACCATGCTCTGTGCCGCCAGCGGGAACCCTGACCCCGAGATCACCTGGTTCAAGGACTTCCTGCCTGTGGACCCCAGTGCCAGTAATGGGCGCATCAAGCAGCTTCGATCAG GTGCCCTGCAGATCGAGAGCAGCGAGGAGACAGACCAGGGCAAGTACGAGTGTGTGGCCACCAACAGCGCCGGTGTGCGCTACTCCTCACCCGCCAACCTCTACGTGCGAG TCCGCCGTGTGGCACCCCGCTTCTCCATCTTGCCCATGAGCCACGAGATCATGCCCGGTGGGAACGTGAATATCACCTGTGTGGCTGTGGGTTCACCCATGCCCTACGTGAAGTGGATGCAGGGTGCCGAGGACCTGACGCCCGAGGATGACATGCCCGTGGGCCGGAATGTTCTAGAACTCACGGATGTGAAGGACTCAGCCAACTACACGTGTGTGGCCATGTCCAGCCTGGGTGTGATCGAGGCGGTGGCTCAGATCACTGTAAAAT ctCTCCCCAAAGCCCCTGGGACTCCTGTGGTGACAGAGAACACGGCCACCAGTATCACGGTCACCTGGGACTCAGGCAACCCCGACCCTGTGTCCTACTACGTAATTGAGTATAAGTCCAAAAGCCAGGACGGACCGTATCAGATCAAGGAGGACATCACCACCACGCGTTACAGCATCGGGGGCCTGAGCCCCAATTCCGAGTATGAGATCTGGGTGTCGGCTGTCAACTCCATCGGCCAAGGTCCCCCCAGCGAGTCAGTGGTGACCCGCACAGGCGAGCAGGCGCCGGCCAGCGCTCCCAGGAATGTCCAGGCGCGCATGCTCAGCGCGACCACCATGATCGTGCAGTGGGAGGAGCCGGTGGAGCCTAACGGTCTGATCCGCGGCTACCGCGTCTACTACACCATGGAGCCCGAGCACCCGGTGGGCAACTGGCAGAAACACAACGTGGACGACAGCCTGCTGACCACCGTGGGCAGTCTGCTGGAGGACGAGACCTACACCGTGCGCGTGCTCGCCTTTACCTCCGTGGGCGATGGGCCGCTGTCAGACCCCATCCAGGTCAAGACGCAGCAGGGAGGTGAGGTCTGGGGAGCGGGTCCCCACACGCCTGCCATGGGCTTTGGGTTGGAGTCAAAAAGGACAGGATCTGAGCGCCCGGCTTCCCGAAGGCAGCTATGCTGTTTGATCGCTGGAACTGGCACAGCCGCCCTCACCACTGT ATGGCGGCGAAGTCTAAGATTGAGAGCATCGGAGCTCTCGCTGCGGAGGGCGCTCGAGGCTGCAGAGAGAGTGCTATTAAGTACCTTTGATGACATCTGCCTTAACCGGGACGAGCAGCACCCAGTGCGCAGGGGCGCTGTGGAGAGAGGTACCCGCTCCGGGCAATGCGTG CGCTGCTTCATCTCCCACTGCTGCGTCTCTGTCCACTGTGCGCCCGCACTCCTTCATGGGACTCTTGTCTCTTACGCACCACTGCGCCCGGCGCACATGCGGCGTCTTCTATGCGTCGACCCCCTACTCCAGGACAGGCCCAAGAGCGAGCCCATTCTGCGCAGGCTACGG CTGCCACGCCAACGCTGCGAGGGCCGATCGAGTAGCTGTCGTTGCGACGACTTGTCTTGGGAGGGGGGCCAGTGGCTTCATCTGAGGTTTTGGCGCCAAGAGGTCTGGCGGAGGCGGGGGGTGCTCGCGGCCTGGCGTGTTCACGCATGGTCAGTGTTCGTGCATGGCTCAGAGCTCCAGGGTGTTCCCACGAGAGCAGGATGCGGCGTCTACACCCAGATGGTTGAAAGCAGCACCTGGACGGTTCAATTGCAACGTCATCGGCCATGGTTCGGTGGCTTATTCTCTCGGCCTGGACGCGAGGACTGGTCCGTCGCGAGACTTGCGACTTACATGGGCGTGCAGAGCGCTAAGAAACTCCGTCGTCCGCAGCATAGATT ACCCCGCCGGTCCccgccggccggccggccgggAGCTGCAGAGAGTCTCTCCCGGCCATGGGCCACCGAGCTCATAGCCTCGTACCCGGCGCCGCTCCCTCTCGTAAGAAAGTCTGTTAAGTTAGCGCTTGAAGAAGTGGAAG GGTTCGATTTCTCTTTGGTTCGTTCTGTTTTGttatcatctttttattttctctttcccatcttctgtccctgccctccctgcccatcccacctccccgcccccacgCTCTTCCCAATAGAACCGTCAGCCCCCCCTCAAGACGTTAAGTGCACCAGCTTGCGCTCCACGGCCATATTGGTAAGTTGGCGCCCGCCACCGCCAGAAACTCACAACGGGGCCCTGGTGGGCTACAGCGTCCGCTACCGACCGCTGGGCTCAGAGGACCCGGACCCCAAGGAGGTGAACAACATACCCCCGACCACCACTCAGATCCTTCTGGAAGCTTTGGAGAAATGGACGGAGTACCGTGTCACCGCCGTGGCTTACACAGAGGTGGGACCAGGGCCCGAGAGCTCGCCCGTGGTCGTCCGCACCGACGAAGACG TGCCCAGCGCGCCCCCGCGGAAGGTGGAGGCGGAGGCGCTCAACGCCACGGCCATCCGAGTGCTGTGGCGCTCGCCCACGCCCGGCCGGCAGCACGGCCAGATCCGCGGCTACCAGGTCCACTACGTACGCATGGAAGGCGCCGAGGCCCGCGGGCCGCCGCGCATCAAGGACATCATGCTGGCAGATGCCCAG TGGGAGATGGACGACACTGCCGAATAC GAAATGGTGATCACGGACCTACAGCCTGAGACCGCTTACTCCATCACAGTAGCCGCGTACACCATGAAAGGCGATGGCGCTCGCAGCAAGCCGAAGGTGGTGGTGACCAAGGGAGCAG TGCTGGGCCGCCCCACCCTGTCGGTGCAGCAGACCCCCGAGGGCAGCCTGCTGGCGCGCTGGGAACCCCCCGCGGACGCGGCTGAGGACCCTGTGCTCGGCTACCGCCTGCAGTTCGGGCGCGAAGACACGGCCCCGGCCACGCTGGAGTTAGCGGCGTGGGAGCGGCGGTTCGCAGCGCCTGCGCACAAGGGCGCCACCTACGTGTTCCGGCTGGCGGCGCGCGGCCGCGCGGGGCTGGgcgaggaggcggcggcggcactGAGCATCCCCGAGGACGCCCCGCGAGGCTTCCCACAGATCCTGGGCGCCGCGGGCAACGCGTCCGCAGGCTCCGTGCTGCTGCGCTGGCTGCCGCCCGTGCCCGCCGAGCGCAACGGCGCTATCATCAAGTACACGGTGTCCGTGCGGGAGGCCGGCGCCCCGGGGCCCGCGACCGAGACGGAGCTGGCGGCTGCGGCCGAGCCGGGGGCCGAGACGGCGCTCACGCTGCAAGGGCTGCGGCCGGAGACGGCCTACGAgctgcgtgtgcgcgcgcacacgcgccgCGGCCCGGGCCCCTTCTCACCCCCGCTGCGCTACAGGCTCGCGCGGGACCCAG TCTCGGCCTCCGCGGACTCAGCCCAGGCGCCCGAGGCTCCGGTCTGCACAGGTGGGATGCGGCTCGGCGGCCACGCCCCTCCCGCTTCTCTccgcagcagcaacagcagcagcagcagcaccatctctgcagcagcagcagcagcaggcactgGGGACAGGGCAGGCAGGGCCGGGCCAGGCAGGAAGGCCGAGGGCACAGCGGACCGCAGGGACGACAGGGGCCGCCCCACGCGCCCCTCAGCCCTGGCTGGCGCTCACCgggcctctcttttctctcttctccgcttgccgccgccgccgcctgcagTCTCCCCCAAGAACTTCAAGGTGAAGATGATCATGAAGACATCGGTGCTGCTGAGCTGGGAGTTTCCTGACAACTACAACTCGCCCACGCCCTATAAG ATCCAGTACAACGGGCTCACACTGGACGTGGACGGCCGCACCACCAAGAAGCTGATCACACACCTCAAGCCGCACACCTTCTATAACTTCGTGCTCACCAACCGCGGCAGCAGCCTGGGCGGCCTGCAGCAGACCGTCACCGCCAGGACCGCCTTCAACATGCTCAGCGGCAAGCCGAGTGTCGCCCCGAAGCCCGACAACGACGGCTTCATCGTGGTCTACCTGCCTGACGGCCAGAGTCCTGTGACCGTCCA GAACTACTTCATCGTCATGGTCCCACTGCGCAAGTCTCGGGGCGGCCAGTTCCCAGTCCTGCTGGGTAGTCCCGAGGACATGGATCTGGAGGAG CTCATCCAGGACATCTCCCGGCTGCAGAGGCGCAGCCTCCGCC TCCGCCAGCTGGAGGTGCCCCGGCCCTACATCGCCGCCCGCTTCTCCATCCTGCCCGCTGTCTTCCATCCTGGGAACCAGAAACAATATGGCGGCTTTGACAACCGCGGCTTGGAGCCAGGCCACCGCTACGTCCTCTTTGTGCTCGCCGTGCTGCAGAAGAACGAGCCC ACGTTTGCGGCCAGTCCTTTCTCAGACCCCTTCCAGCTGGACAACCCAGACCCCCAGCCCATCGTGGATGGCGAGGAAGGGCTCATCTGGGTGATCGGGCCCGTGCTGGCCGTGGTCTTCATCATCTGCATCGTGATCGCCATCCTGCTGTACAAGAA CAAACCCGACAG TAAACGCAAGGACTCTGAGCCCCGCACCAAATGCCTGCTGAACAACGCTGACCTCGCCCCCCATCACCCCAAGGACCCTGTGGAAATGAGACGCATCAACTTCCAGACGCCAG GCATGCTCAGCCACCCGCCCATCCCCATCGCAGACATGGCAGAGCACACGGAGAGACTCAAAGCCAATGACAGTCTGAAGCTCTCACAGGAGTACGAG TCCATCGACCCCGGGCAGCAGTTCACCTGGGAACATTCAAACCTGGAGGCCAACAAGCCGAAGAACCGCTACGCTAACGTCATAGCCTACGACCACTCCCGAGTCATCCTGCAGCCCCTCGAGG GCATCGTGGGTAGCGATTACATCAACGCCAACTATGTGGACGGCTACCGTCGGCAGAACGCGTACATCGCCACACAGGGGCCCCTGCCCGAGACCTTTGGGGACTTCTGGAGGATGGTGTGGGAGCAGCGGTCAGCCACCGTTGTCATGATGACGCGGCTGGAGGAGAAATCGCGG ATCAAATGTGACCAGTACTGGCCTAACCGCGGCACGGAGACTTACGGCTTCATCCAGGTCACCCTGCTGGACACCATGGAGCTGGCCACTTTCTGCATCAGGACATTTTCCCTGCACAAG AACGGCTCAAGCGAGAAGCGTGAGGTGCGCCATTTCCAGTTCACGGCGTGGCCGGACCACGGGGTGCCCGAATACCCCACACCCTTCCTGGCATTCCTGCGCAGAGTCAAGACCTGCAACCCGCCCGACGCCGGCCCCATCGTGGTCCACTGCAG CGCGGGCGTGGGCCGCACCGGCTGCTTCATCGTCATCGATGCCATGCTGGAGCGAATTAAGACTGAGAAGACGGTGGACGTGTACGGCCACGTGACGCTCATGCGCTCGCAGCGGAACTACATGGTGCAGACGGAGGATCAGTACAGCTTCATCCACGAGGCCCTGCTGGAGGCGGTGGGCTGTGGCAACACCGAGGTCCCCGCGCGCAGCCTCTACACCTACATCCAGAAGCTGGCCCAGGTGGAGCCTGGCGAGCACGTCACGggcatggagctggagttcaag AGGCTCGCCAGCTCCAAGGCGCACACCTCCCGCTTCATCACCGCCAGCCTGCCTTGCAACAAGTTCAAGAACCGCCTGGTGAACATCCTGCCGTACGAGAGCTCGCGCGTCTGCCTGCAGCCCATCCGCGGTGTTGAGGGCTCGGACTACATCAACGCCAGCTTCATCGACGGCTACAG GCAGCAGAGGGCCTACATCGCCACTCAGGGGCCGCTGGCGGAGACCACGGAGGACTTCTGGCGGGCACTGTGGGAGAACAACTCCACCATAGTGGTCATGCTCACCAAGCTCCGAGAGATGGGCCGG gaGAAATGCCACCAGTACTGGCCGGCTGAGCGCTCCGCCCGCTACCAGTACTTCGTGGTGGACCCGATGGCAGAGTACAACATGCCGCAGTACattctccgtgagttcaaggtcacggACGCCCGG GATGGCCAGTCCCGGACCGTTCGGCAGTTCCAGTTCACGGACTGGCCAGAGCAGGGCGCCCCCAAGTCAGGCGAAGGCTTCATCGACTTCATCGGCCAAGTGCATAAAACCAAGGAGCAGTTCGGCCAGGACGGGCCCATCTCGGTGCACTGCAG cgCGGGAGTGGGCAGGACAGGCGTGTTCATCACCCTGAGCATCGTGCTAGAACGGATGCGCTACGAGGGCGTGGTGGACATTTTCCAGACGGTGAAGGTGCTTCGGACCCAGAGGCCCGCCATGGTCCAGACGGAG GACGAGTACCAGTTCTGCTTCCAGGCGGCGCTGGAATACCTGGGCAGCTTTGATCATTATGCAACATAA